The genomic stretch aatgacatgagtaaacaagtgaatcataaagcaaagacttttcatgaatagtacttcaagacaagcatcaataagtcttgcataagagttaactcataaagcaataaatcaaagtaaaggtattgaagcaacacaaaggaacattaagtttcagcggttgctttcaacttgtaacatgtatatctcatggataattgtcaacatagagtaatataacaagtgcaatatgcaagtatgtaggaatcaatgcacgattcacacaagtgtttgcttcttgaggtggagagaaataggtgaaccgactcaacataaaagtaaaaagaatggtccttcaaagaggaaagcatcgattgctatatttgtgctagagcttttattttgaaaacatgaaacaattttgccaacggtagtaataaagcatatgagttatgtaaattatatcttacaagttgcaagcctcatgcatagtatactaatagtgcccgcaccttgtcctaattagcttggactaccggatcatcgcaatacacatgttttaaccaagtgtcacaatggggtacctccatgccgcctgtacaaaggtctaaggagaaagctcgcattttggatttctcgcttttgattattctcaacttagacatacataccgggacaacatggacaacacataatggactcctcttaaatgcataagcatgtggcaacaattattattctcatatgagattgaggatatatgtccaaaactgaaacttccaccatgaatcatggctttagttagcggcccaatgttcttctctaacaatatgtatgctccaaccattaaggtggtagatctctcttacttcggacaagacggacatgcatagcaactcacatgatattcaacaaagaatagttgatggcgtccccagaaacatggttatcgcacaacaagcaacttaataagagataaagtgcataagtacatattcaataccacaatagtttttaagctatttgtcccatgagctatatattgcaaaggcgaatgatggaattttaaaggtagcactcaagcaatttactttggaatggcggataaataccatgtagtaggtaggtatggtggacacaaatggcatagtggttggctcaaggattttggatgcatgagaagtattccctctcgatacaaggtttaggctagcaaggttatttgaaacaaacacaaggatgaacggtgcagcaaaactcacataaaagacatattgtaaacattataagactctacaccgtcttccttgttgttcaaaactcaatactagatattatctagactttagagagaccaaatatgcaaaccaaattagcaagctctaagtgtttcttcattaataggtgcaaagtatatgatgcaagagcttaaacatgagcacaacaattgccaagtatcaaattatccaagacattttagaattactacatgtagcattttccaattccaaccatataacaatttaacgaagaagaaacttcgccatgaatactatgagtaaagcctaaggacatacttgtccatatgctacagcggagcgtgtctctctcccacaaagtgaatgctaggatccatttattcaaacaaaaacaaaaacaaaaacaagccagacgctccaagcaaagtacataagatgtggccgaataaaaatatagtttcgggggaggaaccgataatgttgtcgatgaagaaggggatgccttgggaatccccaagcttaaacgcttgagtcttcttagaatatgcaggggtgaaccaccgggcatccccaagcttagagctttcactctccttgatcatattgtatcatactcctctcttgatccttgaaaacttctccacaccaaactcgaaacaactcattagagggttagtggacaataaaaattaacatgttcagcggtgacacaatcattcttaacacttcggacattgcataaagctacttggacattaatggatcaaagaaattcatccaacatagcaaaagaggcaatgcgaaataaaaggcgagaatctgtcaaaacagaacggtcacgtaaagatggattttatcgaggcaccagacttgctcaaatgaaaatgcccaaatttaatgaaagttgcgtacatatccgaggatcactcacgtaaattggcttaattttctaagttacctacgagagaattagacccagattcgtgacgacaaagaaatctgtttatgcgcagtaatcctaatctagtatttactttactatcaaagactttacttggcacaacaaaactcaaaactaagataaggagaggttgctacagtagtaaacaacttccaagactcaaatataaaataaaaatactgtagtaaaaacatgggttgtctcccataagcgcttttctttaacgcctttcagctaggcgcagaaagtgtatatcaagtattatcaaagggtggtgcatctacggcggggtttggagttttctcaaccatgcatagtatattggatacataagtttcagcgtctcccttttcattagtcttgggcttgctactctcatcgaacaaattttcaggaacaagccaaacatagttattttctagtgcatcattcgtagctaggagtttacatggtattggtgctttgatctccccaccatcattagcattattagtgtattttattctatacatatccattttttcaagtgttcttttaaagtcggtataaaagccaagcctcttatgcttaataaaaacttttctagcttctatagctatatcttcaaattctcgcactaagacttttagaacaaaatctctcttctctccccgctccatatcgagaaagtgtaagaaacatgtgttgtatcatggggttgagactaataaatctagcttccatcatgcgtaccaaacaaacagaggcatcttcataagtagggacagcttttgcaagtggtatatctttaagatcttcatgcatactaacatgggtgaaaaattcttctatattatctcttccaattatagacccttgtcccacaggtatatcttttacgagtaaaattaagaggaaacatgttgaaataagtaaagcaaatgcaagtaactaatttttttgtgttttcgatatagcaaacaagatagtaaataaagtaaagctagcaactaatttttttgtgttttgatataatgcagcaaacaaagtagtaaataaaataaagcaagacaaaaacaaagtaaagagattgggaagtggagactccccttgcggcgtgtcttgatctcccgagcaacggcgccggaaaaagagcttgatggcgtgtaactcacacgttcgttgggaaccccaagaggaaggtatgatgcgcacatcggcaagttttccctcggaaagaaaccaaggtttatcgaaccgggaggagccaagaagcacgttgaaggttaatggcggcgggatgtagtgcggcgcagcaccggggattccggcgccaacgtggaacctgcacaacacaaccaaagtactttgccccaacgaagcgagtgaggttgtcaatctcactggcttgtctgtaacaaaggattaaccgtattgtgtggaagatgattgtttgcaagaaaacagtaaaacaagtattgcaccagatttgtatttcaatatagaagaatggaccggggtccacagttcactagaggtgtctctcccataagataaaagcatgttgggtgaacaaattacagtcgggcaattgacaaatagagagggcataacaatgcacatacatgtcatgataaatatagtgagatttaattgggcattacgacaaagtacatagaccgccatccaactgcatctatgcctaaaaagtccaccttcgaggttatcatccgaaccccttccgagtattaagttgcggaacaacggacaattgcattaagtatggtgcataatgtaatcaacaactacatccttagacatagcatcaatgttttatccctagtggcaacgacacaacacaaccttagaactttacatccattgtcccgggTATCaatgaggcatgaacccactatcgagcataaatactccctcttggagttaagagcaaaaacttgccagagcctctactaataacggagagcatgcaagatcataaacaacacataggtaataacttgataattaacataacatagtattctctatccatcggatctcgacaaacacaacatatagtattacagatagatgatcttgatcatgttaggcagctcacaagatccaacaatgaagcacaatgaggagaagacaaccatctagctacttgctatggacccatagtccgaggggtgaactactcactcatcactccggaggcgaccatggtggtgaagagtcctccgggagatgaatcccctctccggcggggtgcgggaggagatctccagaatccccgagatgggattggcggcggcgtctccggaaggttttccgtatcgtagctctcggtattgggggttttcgcgacggaggctttaagtaggcggaagggcaacgtggggggccacacgagggccccacaccacgggtcggcgcggccggggcacgggccgcgccgccctatggtggcggcgcctcgtggccccatttcgactcctcttcggtcttccggaagcttcgtggcaaaataggaccacgggcgttgatttcgtccaattccgagaatatttcgttactaggatttacgaaaccaaaaacagcagaacacgacaagctggctcttcggcatcttgttaataggttagttccagaaaatgcacgaatatgacataaagtgtgtataaaacatgtagatatcatcaataatgtggcatggaacataagaaattatcgatacgtcggagacgtatcaccggccgaCTCCAGGCCCCAAGGCCAAGATCCAGCCACGCCACCACCGCTGACGCCTCGCCTTTCGGCCACCGACGCCGCGCACCACCTCCACCAGAAGGATCAAGAGCGCTGCCCCCACCCCCCATGATCGCGCCCATctgcaacccccccccccccccccccatgccgcgcgggctttgcccgacgACATCTCCGGCGGCAGCGACGAGGGGAGGGAGAGGCTGGAGGGGGCTGGAGGGCCAGGCCGGAGGGACTCCCCGGAGTGGCGCGACGTTGCCACCCGGGGGAGGGTTAGGTCGGGGTAGAGAGGTCCGCTCCTTTTCTGTGATGTCAAAGTGTATGTTGTACTCACGCGTATTCTAAAACAAACTTTGAATGAAAAATAGAGCAATAAAATCTTAACTATATTGCATGTAATTAGTATTGttcgattcgtattgaaaaaaacTTTCTAATAATGCTAATTTACACCATTTTTATATATTTAGAGTAATTTTTAGTAAAAGAAAAAATACGAAAAATGAGGGCatcttattcattggaatgggGGGAGCATATGATTGCCTATGTGGATCATGTGGTAGTTAATGCAACATTGAACCGCATGAAAAGGCATTAATCATATGGTTGTTGCATAGCGTGCTATAAAATAATGCCCCTATTTAAGCAGTAGAAGAGATAGTGACTGGTCATAGTTTGCAGAAAAAGCCAAATGCCCCAACAAGGGTAGAGCCTAACCATTGCTAGGTCCATATTATCCCAGACCATGTAGCTATCGTTTTGCACTTATTTGAAGTTTATTTTGCAATGTCATTATAGGGCTTGGAAGCATCAGGATCTGCAGCTCAATTGGCATATGCTTCTGCATAAACAAGCACGTTCATGGCGGTCGGTTGGAAAAGGATTCTCCTTCATCCTTGAGGGTACCCATGGCGAAGAGCCCAACCCAAACTCCTTTTTGGATCTTAGATTTTTACCGTGCACGTGACAAGGTTGACCATAGCTGCGAGAGGAGATAAGGATGTTCCGGTTTTGGATGAGCCTTCCCAATGTCTCCACCAAGAGAGCTGGGTAGCGTCATATAATTAAATTGTTTAGGTCATGGATATATCATACCCAACATCATCATTTTTGATTGTGATAAGCACATGGCAAGGTTTATTTATAACCACCACACATCGGTAATCAAGATATCGAAACATTCTTGTTGCTGCTTGTTCCATCAAGTAACACACATGGGTGCATATGAATTTGGAAAAATACTAtcatgaagaaaaaaaaacatgtctaGCCCCTTTTTTCCACACTCTACATGTGGACATGGACGCTATTGGAGGTCCACGCCCCGCTCCATGGTATGGAAATATTTTAACTGTTGGCCACCATGTTCTAGAGGCTCCATGCCTTAGGGCATGGTGTGGAATCCACAAAGGTCCCATGCACTTCTCCATGGCCTGGACATCTTCTAGCTCCACGCCTCCAGCTTCTTTCTACCTTTTAACTGTCATCCTCTTTCCTTGTTGTGTAGGGCATGGAGCTAAAGGTTTAGATCagaaatatatttttaaaataaatttacTATGCCAAACTTCGTGTGTGAGGTCATTTTGTCGATTTTCACGCATTCCTATGATGGTGCGCATGAATAATGTACTCGTAAGTTGGCATGATTCTTCGTACGCGGTGCAGTTCGTCCAACTACCTAATGAATGACATCCCACCTAATGTAAGACTTGTGTCCTACTCTAGTGCACTTAACATGTTCAACGACTATGTCTCTAGAAACTATGTAAATCGCTTATGAAGTTGAACTCTAAATCTTCACACGTCTAAACAAGGTGCCGCCGTACCTCACTCCACCGAAGTTCATGTGCTCTGGAGCTCATAGCCTCATGCCCAACCTTCCCATTGATCACGCCACTCGCGCAACACCGTGTGGGCCTATGGCACACTCTCCTTCtgatatttccacctcttgtcgtGGATGATACAATCCTTTCCTTCCGCATGCCCATCAGTTACTTGTACACATGCGTTGCATAGGATGTTGTAGCAATGTTTTGTACACATGCGTTGCATAGGATGTTGTAGCAATGTACTGCCACATGGTCACGATTCTCCATAGATGAGAAATGATTTTTCGTGACGATACATTATCTTATCCAACACAATAGAAAGGGTTCATGTGGGTGGGTGGCGAGCACATAATTGACGCATGAGAAGGCGATGATTTACTGGGAGACTAGTCATGTGACAACACAACATGATAGCTATGGTTACTACCTATTTCATGTTGATGCAAGGGAGTTAGACGGGGATTTTTTCACATCATAGTTCGGTGTTTTTTTAATAAATGACAATTTCTACTCGTTAAGGACAACGACACTTAATTCAAAGCTTTTCTCAAAGCATGACGATCTATataaacaacattgtgaactttgCTAAATACTTTTACTTGAAAATCAGTATGTAAAATAAAAAACGTCTACCATGGGTCATGGTGAGAGCACACACTCACAATGATATATGATTGCCCATGTGGTCCGCATTACACCACTGAATCACATGAAAAAACATTCATCACATGGTTGTTGCACAATGTGATATGCAATAAAAAAGCATCCATCAAAATTTATTTGAGAGCAGTAGGATAGTGTGTTTGGAGGGAGTCTGGTCGCCACTGTTTGCAATGCATATCATTTTCTTATAAATTAAATTTCTTTTATAAAAATATCGTATATCATTAAGGTTCTCTTGACAATAAATAAAGTGCCCCTATTTAAGGAGAAGAAGAGAGCGTGAGTGGCCATAGTTTGCAGAAAAGGCCACATGCATAGTGAGGCAGACAAAGGGGTAGAGCGCAACCTTTTCTCGGTCCGTATTAGCTTATACCACATACCAACATCACGCTTTGTTGTAATTCCCTGCTTTGTAATGCCATTCAAATCATCGAGCATTGTAGGACTTAGAGGCGTCAGGAATTGCGGCTCGGTTGGCATGTCCTCCTACGTAAACCAACAAGGTTTCGGTGGTCAGTTAGATAAGGATTCTCCTCCATCTTTAAGGGTAACCATGACAACGTGTTGAGAGTAGTCGGTCGGTCTATATACCTTTTGGTAAACCTTGGTGTTGGAAAATTTAGAAGATTCCATGACCAGGTTTACCTGACATGACTGCTGTGCTTGGACGATGAACTTCTAGATGAGCTGTAACCAATCCATCAGGTGCTAAAAGCAGCCAGAGATGAAAGTACTTTTCCTCGGTCCGAAGTTGGCACAGAGNNNNNNNNNNNNNNNNNNNNNNNNNNNNNNNNNNNNNNNNNNNNNNNNNNNNNNNNNNNNNNNNNNNNNNNNNNNNNNNNNNNNNNNNNNNNNNNNNNNNTAACCACCGTCAGTCAGCGGATAAACCCCATGATGATGACGACCAaggacaaaacaaaacaaaacccgCTTAAAACCCAAACCCGTAATCATCCTTCCCCCAACGCGCAGCTGAACCGCCGCCACGCGGACGCGTGGCCCACCCGTCATGGACGCGGGTCGGAACGGATAACAGACAACGCGCACACGCAAACACGGCTTCTTCCAATTTCGGCTGCTCCACCTGCCTCGCCTTCCCGTCCGTCTCTCCTCCTCGTAAAAGGAGACCAATAAAAATTTCGTCTTGGGAATCTTTCGAGCTCCGTACCGCGACCGATTCTCAAAGCCCCCCAatcctagccgccgccgtcgaaTTACCGGCTCCGCGAGCAGCCCAGGCAGCGCGTCTACCGTCTGCGGCGATGTacccggcggcgggggcggggcaGCGGTCGTCGGGGCGGCTGCCGGCGGCGTCGCGGGTCGACAAGGCCACCAGCCACCTGCTGCAGGGGCCCGACTGGGCCGTCAACCTCGAAATCTGCGACACCCTCAACGCCGACCGATGGTGACTCCCCTACCCCTCGCCTCCCCCTCTCCTGCTGCTATCATCCATCCACCGTGCTCGCGGCGCCATGGCTTTTTTTGTTTCTTGGTTGCTTGCCGAATCATGGTGGGGAATTTCGGATTTGTCCGCCGAGTTCTTGTTGTTTTTATTGTTGCTTCTGTCGCGGGCGCTGCTTCTGCTCTGGGTTTTGGTCAGGGAGGGGGCGTTGACCCAACTGGCTGGGGTCGAAATTTCAACCCAATCCAGTTTGGGAATTCTTTTTAACCGAATGATTGAAGCTGCGAATTCTTATTGGTTAGCATAGTATTGAAATTATCCACTAGGGAATTCTTTTTACCAAGTTGAAGTTTGATTGGGATGATTGGTACGAAGTGGTCTCAGACTGTTACCTAGGAGGGTTTTCTCGTGGGTACTACTATGTTACGAGAGCTATAGTACTTACTAGCAGTATAATAAGGGTTGTAAGTACTAAACGGACGGCTGTAGTTACTTTTAGCTCGGGTGGCAGGTTTGACAACTTTAAGCTTAAGGCTGATTCAGAAGCTGCAGCTCGACTCTCAGGTTCCGGAGCTTCGTCCCAGGTGTCCTGATGGTGTATTTAGGGGGTTTGTACAGAGGATCACTCCATTGCTACAAGAAATTGTAGGGCTGTGTGGTCAAGAAATGCAATTGAGGAAACTTGACAAATAGCACCAAGAAACTTCTCGTCTAGTTTTGGTACCTAGGCAGTTGGACAGTGCTCTTTCAGAACTAACCTGTGTGTCGCGGTTGTTCCATGAtaaataaaagtgtgtttgaaattcTGTGCTGTTGATTGTGTGGCTTAACCACGCTGAAGTCTCACAAGTCTGGCACTCATCTGCAACTGTGTGGTGCGTAGGGCTGCATTGTAGTATACCATATGATTGTATAGCTACTGGACTCCATATACGAAACAACTCTGTAATAGCTTATCATTTGCTTACTACTTCGTGCATCGATGAAGGATTAAAAAGAAAACTTTGACTGTTTTCTTTGTCTAAATGTGTAGATGGGGAGACATCCATCCATATTAACTTTTGTATCTGCAGATAAGGTTTAACCTTACCGGGTGCTAATACATTTTAAATTCTGAATCAGGCAAACAAAAGATGTGGTAAAGGCAGTGAAGAAGCGGCTGCAGAATAAGGACCCCAAAGTTCAGTTTTTCACTTTGACGGTGCGTGCTATAAAAATATGTCTTCTTGTTGCTAGTTTTCTTTTCACTTCATGGGTCTAATTTTATTTTTTCACATAATCTGTGCAGCTGTTGGAGACAATGATGAAGAACTGCGGTGAATATGTTCATTTTGAAGTTGTTGAGCTGCATATTTTACAAGAAATGGTTAAAATTGTCCAGAAGAAGGTATACCCTCTTTTACCCCTTCCAACTATCCTTGCCATTATCCTGTTGCTTAAGTTTTTCAACACAAGTAGAAACATGTTTAAAATTAACTAGCACTATGTCTAGCTTACCTCCTTGCACTAACAAAAGCAAGGGAAAGATTGCCTAGAAATACACTTCCCCAGAACCCACAATGTGTGGGAGCTTTCAGCACTGGGTTTTCCCTTATGTCTAGCTTACAGGTCGACATTTGGAACATCATTTTCTGTCTGCTTGTTTAATTGGAtaaccaatttttttttgtatcacgGATAATTTTTTCATGTCATTTAGAACTTTATGAATGGTTGTTGTGTATTATCCAGTCAGACATATACCTGATATAATCTCAAATAGATATACTGCTATGATAACAACCCTGTATGACATTATCTGTAGTTGGTCTGGTTTTGGTCGCCCCTGTTTTTTTGTGATTCAAATTTGGTGTTTGAGCTGAAGCATCATTCTTCTTCAGGTCAACTTGCTATCTGTTATCGCTTATCACTGTAGCAGCCAATGTTCGCAATTCATCCATAATGGATCATATATTGGCATTCTGTTGTTATATTTCTAATTCTCATTTCTGTCTCATTCACTCATTGTCTCTATTTCTGTTTACTAATTGAGAACAATCAAATACAATGCTTATTTGTTGGGATTTTTTTCCTGAATATCCAACCAGCATGATATGCAAGTGAAGGATAAGGTGTTGATACTTCTGGACTCATGGCAAGAAGCATTTGGTGGACCTGGGGGGAAATATCCTCAATATTACTGGTCATATATTGAACTAAAGGTATGCTGAAATTTTACTCCGATGTAAAAGCTCTCATATTGCAACAGAAATACGGAATCAATCCAGTACTCGTTCATGATGTTAAGCAGAGAACATGCCCTGAAAGAAATGTTTGAAGTATAATAAGTAGTTTAATGACAGATGATTGCTTTGCTTTTACGAACTTGGGGATAAACTACTGGAATTTGATCATATTAGCTAACACAATATCTGCTACAGAGGTCAGGAGTGATGTTCCCACGCCGTCCTGTAGATGCCCCTCCAATATTTACTCCTCCTGCAACACATCATTCTCAGCCCTATGGGTCACCTACATATCCTACTGGAAGTCTAAATGACAGAATGGCATCTGATGTTGAAACCCTGAGGTTGCATTTCTTCTCTAGTATTCAGcacataactttttttttttgttccagCTGTCTCTTCTGTTATTGCATTTAATGATTATGactctttttttttgtctttgcttCAGTTCAGGGGATCTGGATAATATTAGAGATGCAACAGAATTACTGAGTGATATGGTGAATGCTTTGAATCCTGCTGATCGCATGGTAAATTGAACATTCAAAAGAAAATTGCGTGGCTAGTTTTAGTAAAGTTAATGAAATAACCTATTTAACTTTTTGTGACGCCAGGGTGTTAAAGATGAAATTGTGACAGAGCTTGTCAGCCAAGGTCGTTCGAATCAACAAAAGCTCATGGGATTTGTCAGTTCAACAGGGTAAGCTGATCTCTTTCAGATTGTACAACTCTATCTTAGTGTACTGGGGTGTTTTCGTCGATTAAATTTGAAGCTTAGTGTGAGCACTAGCATGCACATGCATGAGCATGGTAGACATTTTTGTGTTCCATGCTATCTAAATGAAAGTGCAGTGCAGGCCACACTGTTACGGGATGTAATGTTTGACTTTTTGTCGTTCCTATTATTTAGGAATGAGGAGCTTCTGAAACAAGGCCTAGAAATAAATGATCGCTTACAAAGTGTACTTGCAAAACACGATGCAATTGCGTCTGGTGCTCCTTTGCCGGCTGAAACACCAAGGAGAGACGAAATACCCAGAGGGGAGCCAACACCACAGCCATCTGCACCTCCAATTGCAAAGCCCCCtgttgaagaggatgaagatgacgagtTTGCTCAGCTAGCGAAAAGGTAATTGAAAGTAAACTTTGATGTGCAATCTGCATGTTCCTGATCCTAACTAATTATTTATGGTACCCTTTGTATCTGCAGAAAAAACAAATCTGTGATAAGTAGCGACGAGGCATCATCAAGTGTTGGTGATCATGCCCTTATACCTGTTGATGATGCAACTTCTGAAACCTCGTCTTCTGTTGCGAGCAATGCACTGGTTCCTGTTGACTCAGCTCCTGTGAGTGGTACTCGAACAAAAGAGCAGGATATGATTGACCTTCTAAGCCTCACCTTGTACAGTCCTCCTGAAGCATCTACAGATTCTTCAACTCAGAGCCAAAATGATAGTCAACAGACTACCATGTCAAATGAGTCACAACTACCGCCGAACTATCAGCCTGCTGCACCGAATGGACAACATTACCCTTCCAACTACCAGCCATATCCAATAAATCAGGGGTACACTCCATACAATACTCCATACAACAATTATGTTGCACCCTGGGCCCAGAGCGCACAGGCTGGTCCAACTCAGCCTCCACAATATCCATCTAC from Lolium rigidum isolate FL_2022 chromosome 4, APGP_CSIRO_Lrig_0.1, whole genome shotgun sequence encodes the following:
- the LOC124707675 gene encoding TOM1-like protein 6; the encoded protein is MYPAAGAGQRSSGRLPAASRVDKATSHLLQGPDWAVNLEICDTLNADRWQTKDVVKAVKKRLQNKDPKVQFFTLTLLETMMKNCGEYVHFEVVELHILQEMVKIVQKKHDMQVKDKVLILLDSWQEAFGGPGGKYPQYYWSYIELKRSGVMFPRRPVDAPPIFTPPATHHSQPYGSPTYPTGSLNDRMASDVETLSSGDLDNIRDATELLSDMVNALNPADRMGVKDEIVTELVSQGRSNQQKLMGFVSSTGNEELLKQGLEINDRLQSVLAKHDAIASGAPLPAETPRRDEIPRGEPTPQPSAPPIAKPPVEEDEDDEFAQLAKRKNKSVISSDEASSSVGDHALIPVDDATSETSSSVASNALVPVDSAPVSGTRTKEQDMIDLLSLTLYSPPEASTDSSTQSQNDSQQTTMSNESQLPPNYQPAAPNGQHYPSNYQPYPINQGYTPYNTPYNNYVAPWAQSAQAGPTQPPQYPSTYPAPPWAMPTNSANPFQPATYQMPNAPVASVAPTVTYPAPSSPYASPPMQHVTSPPANPSSMQQHSSSVSHANNALAIVPDARMNGNQRPKEAPAAAAKPYYMPDNLFGDLIDVKSFGTAGGKMSRSTNMTNPKGGGQPMIGGKK